In the genome of Populus nigra chromosome 9, ddPopNigr1.1, whole genome shotgun sequence, one region contains:
- the LOC133703597 gene encoding probable LRR receptor-like serine/threonine-protein kinase At1g29720 isoform X5: protein MFLACFKISESFSLPVSCRQIKNLFELLQPILQHRMLMMFQLCQVMVMICFWSSITLLASDQLHPGEVEALRQIGKTVNEDGQLSLKFVDSCQQKGVVETELNSAPPNLEGNSTIGCNCSITDDNYCHITSFQLKDYSLPGRLPPELANLTYVQKIDFTRNYLYGTIPVEWASMKNLSFISLTANRLSGNIPGHLGSFTALTYLSLESNQFSGVVPPELGKLVNLKSLILSGNKLVGTLPEALAQIKDLKDFRVSDNNLNGTVPEFIGNWTQLQKLELYATGLQGPIPLAIFHLEKLSDLRIADMPGPEFQLPSSPIERQFLVLRNINLTGTIPENAWKVEKTLDVSYNNFLRSPRCSSSNENNINWFRSSSSNNKLSDLLPCSEISRCPKYYRSFHINCGGQDVKNGKILYEGDQGGGSNAAARSYNRSGSNWGFSSTGDFMDDESFYDNKYTLQSNSNISVIDFELYATARKTPLSITYYGYCLENGNYTVRLHFAEIQFTDEKLYNKVARRVFDIYIQGIQVLKDFNFTEEAKGSNRSFTRAFNTTVTDRTLEIRLYWAGKGTTVIPIRGNYGPIISAISVCSGYRTYCEEPVETSKKPIVIGVVTSAVFLIFLVMGVIYWKLCYGDKYTRERELKGLDLKTGSFTLRQLKAATDNFNSENKIGEGGFGSVYKGELADGTIIAVKQLSPKSRQGNREFVNEIGIISCLQHPNLVRLYGCCIEGDQLLLVYEYMENNSLSRALFGAGSETSALMLDWTTRYKICVGIARGLAFLHEGSAIRIVHRDIKGTNVLLDKDLNAKISDFGLAKLNEEENTHISTRVAGTIGYMAPEYALWGYLTDKADVYSFGVVALEIVSGKSNSSYRPENENVCLLDWAHVLQKKENLMEIVDPKLQSEFNKEEAERMIKAALLCTNASPSIRPAMSEVVSMLEGQTSIPEVTSDPSIYGDDVHSKRVKGHYQQVTDQSLNSTQDLFPPSDKSWIGNSSTSAPELYPINPVSISLNLVKPRL from the exons ATGTTCTTAGCATGTTTCAAAATATCTGAGAGTTTTTCCCTGCCTGTCTCATGTcgacaaataaaaaacttattcgAGCTTTTGCAGCCAATTTTGCAGCACAGGATGCTAATGATGTTTCAGCTTTGCCAAGTTATGGTGATGATTTGTTTCTGGAGCTCTATTACTTTGCTTGCTTCTGATCAGCTACATCCAGGAGAAG tTGAAGCGTTAAGACAAATCGGTAAGACAGTAAACGAGGATGGCCAACTATCCTTGAAGTTCGTCGATAGTTGTCAACAGAAAGGAGTTGTTGAGACAGAACTGAATTCTGCTCCACCAAACTTAGAAGGGAACAGCACCATCGGATGTAACTGCAGCATCACTGATGATAATTACTGTCACATTACTTCATT CCAGCTCAAAGATTACAGTCTTCCAGGCAGGCTTCCTCCGGAATTGGCCAACCTTACTTATGTCCAAAAAAT AGATTTCACTCGCAACTATCTATACGGCACAATTCCGGTGGAATGGGCTTCGATGAAAAATCTGTCTTTCAT CTCGCTTACTGCAAATCGCTTGTCAGGAAATATTCCTGGACATTTGGGAAGTTTTACTGCCCTCACCTACTT GAGCCTTGAATCAAATCAGTTTTCTGGTGTTGTCCCACCTGAGCTTGGCAAGCTTGTCAACTTAAAATCTCT GATACTCTCCGGCAATAAGTTAGTGGGGACCTTGCCAGAGGCACTTGCGCAGATAAAAGACTTGAAGGATTT TCGCGTAAGTGATAATAATCTTAATGGCACCGTACCCGAGTTCATTGGGAACTGGACTCAACTTCAAAAGCT TGAATTGTACGCTACTGGATTGCAAGGACCTATACCTCTTGCGATTTTTCATTTGGAAAAGTTGTCTGATTT GAGGATTGCTGATATGCCTGGACCAGAGTTTCAGTTACCTAGCTCGCCGATTGAAAGGCAATTCTT GGTTCTGAGGAACATCAATTTAACTGGAACAATCCCAGAAAACGCATGGAAAGTGGAAAAAACACT TGATGTTTCGTACAATAACTTTTTACGGTCACCAAGATGCAGCAGCAGTAACGA GAATAATATAAACTGGTTTCGAAGCTCGTCCAGCAATAATAAATT AAGCGATCTTCTTCCATGCTCAGAGATATCTCGGTGCCCAAAAt ATTATCGTTCATTCCATATAAACTGTGGTGGACAAGATGTAAAGAATGGGAAAATCTTGTATGAAGGTGATCAAGGTGGTGGAAGTAATGCTGCTGCAAGGAGTTATAATAGATCAGGATCAAACTGGGGATTCAGCAGCACAGGAGATTTCATGGATGATGAAAGTTTCTATGATAACAAATATACGCTTCAATCAAATTCTAATATTTCTGTAATTGACTTTGAATTGTATGCAACAGCACGTAAAACTCCCCTGTCTATCACTTATTATGGATATTGTCTAGAAAATGGGAATTACACTGTCAGACTCCACTTTGCGGAGATACAATTCACAGATGAAAAACTGTACAACAAAGTTGCAAGGCGTGTTTTTGATATTTACATTCAG GGAATACAAGTGCTAAAGGATTTTAACTTTACAGAGGAAGCCAAAGGATCTAACAGAAGTTTCACAAGAGCATTCAACACCACCGTGACAGACCGTACCCTGGAGATCCGATTATACTGGGCTGGAAAAGGCACTACTGTCATTCCAATAAGAGGAAATTATGGTCCTATAATTTCTGCTATATCCGTATGTTCAG GTTACAGAACTTATTGTGAAG aaCCTGTGGAAACAAGTAAGAAACCTATTGTGATCGGAGTTGTCACTTCAGCAGTATTCCTTATTTTCTTGGTAATGGGTGTCATTTATTGGAAGCTCTGCTACGGAGACAAATACACAAGAGAACGAG AGCTTAAAGGGCTGGATTTGAAAACTGGTTCCTTCACCTTGAGGCAGCTAAAAGCGGCCACTGACAATTTCAATTCAGAAAACAAGATTGGAGAGGGTGGTTTTGGATCCGTATACAAG GGTGAATTAGCAGATGGTACTATTATTGCTGTTAAGCAGCTATCTCCAAAATCCAGGCAAGGAAACCGTGAATTTGTGAACGAAATAGGCATTATATCTTGTTTACAGCATCCCAATCTTGTAAGGCTTTATGGATGCTGTATTGAAGGAGACCAGTTGCTTTTGGTGTACGAGTACATGGAAAACAACTCCCTCTCTCGTGCACTTTTCG GAGCAGGTTCCGAAACAAGTGCTCTGATGTTGGATTGGACTACAAGGTACAAGATATGTGTTGGAATAGCCAGAGGTTTAGCATTTCTCCATGAAGGATCTGCAATCAGGATTGTTCACAGGGACATCAAAGGTACAAATGTATTACTGGACAAAGATCTAAATGCCAAGATATCAGACTTCGGACTAGCTAAGCTCAATGAAGAGGAGAACACTCATATTAGCACTCGAGTTGCTGGAACTAT agGATATATGGCTCCAGAATATGCACTATGGGGCTATCTAACAGATAAAGCAGATGTTTATAGTTTTGGGGTTGTCGCCTTAGAAATTGTCAGTGGAAAGAGCAACTCAAGTTACAGGCCAGAGAACGAAAATGTTTGTCTTCTTGACTGG GCCCATGTATtgcaaaaaaaggaaaatttaatGGAGATAGTGGACCCAAAGCTGCAGTCTGAATTCAACAAGGAAGAGGCTGAAAGGATGATCAAAGCGGCTCTCTTATGCACCAATGCTTCTCCATCTATAAGGCCTGCAATGTCAGAAGTGGTGAGCATGCTTGAAGGACAGACCAGCATCCCGGAGGTGACCTCAGATCCTAGCATTTATGGTGATGATGTACACTCCAAACGTGTCAAAGGCCACTATCAGCAGGTCACAGACCAGAGTTTAAACAGCACACAAGACCTCTTTCCTCCATCTGATAAATCATGGATTGGAAATTCCTCTACATCTGCCCCTGAACTCTACCCCATCAATCCCGTTTCCATAAGTTTAAACCTAGTGAAACCTCGTCTTTAA
- the LOC133703597 gene encoding probable LRR receptor-like serine/threonine-protein kinase At1g29720 isoform X3, whose protein sequence is MFLACFKISESFSLPVSCRQIKNLFELLQPILQHRMLMMFQLCQVMVMICFWSSITLLASDQLHPGEVEALRQIGKTVNEDGQLSLKFVDSCQQKGVVETELNSAPPNLEGNSTIGCNCSITDDNYCHITSFQLKDYSLPGRLPPELANLTYVQKIDFTRNYLYGTIPVEWASMKNLSFMSLESNQFSGVVPPELGKLVNLKSLILSGNKLVGTLPEALAQIKDLKDFRVSDNNLNGTVPEFIGNWTQLQKLELYATGLQGPIPLAIFHLEKLSDLRIADMPGPEFQLPSSPIERQFLVLRNINLTGTIPENAWKVEKTLDLTFNKLVGEIPPNTIRRRQFTFLSGNKLTGTVQDSFLQNSPNLDVSYNNFLRSPRCSSSNENNINWFRSSSSNNKLSDLLPCSEISRCPKYYRSFHINCGGQDVKNGKILYEGDQGGGSNAAARSYNRSGSNWGFSSTGDFMDDESFYDNKYTLQSNSNISVIDFELYATARKTPLSITYYGYCLENGNYTVRLHFAEIQFTDEKLYNKVARRVFDIYIQGIQVLKDFNFTEEAKGSNRSFTRAFNTTVTDRTLEIRLYWAGKGTTVIPIRGNYGPIISAISVCSGYRTYCEEPVETSKKPIVIGVVTSAVFLIFLVMGVIYWKLCYGDKYTRERELKGLDLKTGSFTLRQLKAATDNFNSENKIGEGGFGSVYKGELADGTIIAVKQLSPKSRQGNREFVNEIGIISCLQHPNLVRLYGCCIEGDQLLLVYEYMENNSLSRALFGAGSETSALMLDWTTRYKICVGIARGLAFLHEGSAIRIVHRDIKGTNVLLDKDLNAKISDFGLAKLNEEENTHISTRVAGTIGYMAPEYALWGYLTDKADVYSFGVVALEIVSGKSNSSYRPENENVCLLDWAHVLQKKENLMEIVDPKLQSEFNKEEAERMIKAALLCTNASPSIRPAMSEVVSMLEGQTSIPEVTSDPSIYGDDVHSKRVKGHYQQVTDQSLNSTQDLFPPSDKSWIGNSSTSAPELYPINPVSISLNLVKPRL, encoded by the exons ATGTTCTTAGCATGTTTCAAAATATCTGAGAGTTTTTCCCTGCCTGTCTCATGTcgacaaataaaaaacttattcgAGCTTTTGCAGCCAATTTTGCAGCACAGGATGCTAATGATGTTTCAGCTTTGCCAAGTTATGGTGATGATTTGTTTCTGGAGCTCTATTACTTTGCTTGCTTCTGATCAGCTACATCCAGGAGAAG tTGAAGCGTTAAGACAAATCGGTAAGACAGTAAACGAGGATGGCCAACTATCCTTGAAGTTCGTCGATAGTTGTCAACAGAAAGGAGTTGTTGAGACAGAACTGAATTCTGCTCCACCAAACTTAGAAGGGAACAGCACCATCGGATGTAACTGCAGCATCACTGATGATAATTACTGTCACATTACTTCATT CCAGCTCAAAGATTACAGTCTTCCAGGCAGGCTTCCTCCGGAATTGGCCAACCTTACTTATGTCCAAAAAAT AGATTTCACTCGCAACTATCTATACGGCACAATTCCGGTGGAATGGGCTTCGATGAAAAATCTGTCTTTCAT GAGCCTTGAATCAAATCAGTTTTCTGGTGTTGTCCCACCTGAGCTTGGCAAGCTTGTCAACTTAAAATCTCT GATACTCTCCGGCAATAAGTTAGTGGGGACCTTGCCAGAGGCACTTGCGCAGATAAAAGACTTGAAGGATTT TCGCGTAAGTGATAATAATCTTAATGGCACCGTACCCGAGTTCATTGGGAACTGGACTCAACTTCAAAAGCT TGAATTGTACGCTACTGGATTGCAAGGACCTATACCTCTTGCGATTTTTCATTTGGAAAAGTTGTCTGATTT GAGGATTGCTGATATGCCTGGACCAGAGTTTCAGTTACCTAGCTCGCCGATTGAAAGGCAATTCTT GGTTCTGAGGAACATCAATTTAACTGGAACAATCCCAGAAAACGCATGGAAAGTGGAAAAAACACT CGACTTAACTTTTAACAAGTTGGTTGGGGAGATTCCTCCTAATACAATACGACGACGACAGTTTAC GTTTTTGAGTGGCAACAAGCTGACTGGAACAGTGCAAGACTCATTCCTCCAAAATAGCCCAAATCT TGATGTTTCGTACAATAACTTTTTACGGTCACCAAGATGCAGCAGCAGTAACGA GAATAATATAAACTGGTTTCGAAGCTCGTCCAGCAATAATAAATT AAGCGATCTTCTTCCATGCTCAGAGATATCTCGGTGCCCAAAAt ATTATCGTTCATTCCATATAAACTGTGGTGGACAAGATGTAAAGAATGGGAAAATCTTGTATGAAGGTGATCAAGGTGGTGGAAGTAATGCTGCTGCAAGGAGTTATAATAGATCAGGATCAAACTGGGGATTCAGCAGCACAGGAGATTTCATGGATGATGAAAGTTTCTATGATAACAAATATACGCTTCAATCAAATTCTAATATTTCTGTAATTGACTTTGAATTGTATGCAACAGCACGTAAAACTCCCCTGTCTATCACTTATTATGGATATTGTCTAGAAAATGGGAATTACACTGTCAGACTCCACTTTGCGGAGATACAATTCACAGATGAAAAACTGTACAACAAAGTTGCAAGGCGTGTTTTTGATATTTACATTCAG GGAATACAAGTGCTAAAGGATTTTAACTTTACAGAGGAAGCCAAAGGATCTAACAGAAGTTTCACAAGAGCATTCAACACCACCGTGACAGACCGTACCCTGGAGATCCGATTATACTGGGCTGGAAAAGGCACTACTGTCATTCCAATAAGAGGAAATTATGGTCCTATAATTTCTGCTATATCCGTATGTTCAG GTTACAGAACTTATTGTGAAG aaCCTGTGGAAACAAGTAAGAAACCTATTGTGATCGGAGTTGTCACTTCAGCAGTATTCCTTATTTTCTTGGTAATGGGTGTCATTTATTGGAAGCTCTGCTACGGAGACAAATACACAAGAGAACGAG AGCTTAAAGGGCTGGATTTGAAAACTGGTTCCTTCACCTTGAGGCAGCTAAAAGCGGCCACTGACAATTTCAATTCAGAAAACAAGATTGGAGAGGGTGGTTTTGGATCCGTATACAAG GGTGAATTAGCAGATGGTACTATTATTGCTGTTAAGCAGCTATCTCCAAAATCCAGGCAAGGAAACCGTGAATTTGTGAACGAAATAGGCATTATATCTTGTTTACAGCATCCCAATCTTGTAAGGCTTTATGGATGCTGTATTGAAGGAGACCAGTTGCTTTTGGTGTACGAGTACATGGAAAACAACTCCCTCTCTCGTGCACTTTTCG GAGCAGGTTCCGAAACAAGTGCTCTGATGTTGGATTGGACTACAAGGTACAAGATATGTGTTGGAATAGCCAGAGGTTTAGCATTTCTCCATGAAGGATCTGCAATCAGGATTGTTCACAGGGACATCAAAGGTACAAATGTATTACTGGACAAAGATCTAAATGCCAAGATATCAGACTTCGGACTAGCTAAGCTCAATGAAGAGGAGAACACTCATATTAGCACTCGAGTTGCTGGAACTAT agGATATATGGCTCCAGAATATGCACTATGGGGCTATCTAACAGATAAAGCAGATGTTTATAGTTTTGGGGTTGTCGCCTTAGAAATTGTCAGTGGAAAGAGCAACTCAAGTTACAGGCCAGAGAACGAAAATGTTTGTCTTCTTGACTGG GCCCATGTATtgcaaaaaaaggaaaatttaatGGAGATAGTGGACCCAAAGCTGCAGTCTGAATTCAACAAGGAAGAGGCTGAAAGGATGATCAAAGCGGCTCTCTTATGCACCAATGCTTCTCCATCTATAAGGCCTGCAATGTCAGAAGTGGTGAGCATGCTTGAAGGACAGACCAGCATCCCGGAGGTGACCTCAGATCCTAGCATTTATGGTGATGATGTACACTCCAAACGTGTCAAAGGCCACTATCAGCAGGTCACAGACCAGAGTTTAAACAGCACACAAGACCTCTTTCCTCCATCTGATAAATCATGGATTGGAAATTCCTCTACATCTGCCCCTGAACTCTACCCCATCAATCCCGTTTCCATAAGTTTAAACCTAGTGAAACCTCGTCTTTAA
- the LOC133703597 gene encoding probable LRR receptor-like serine/threonine-protein kinase At1g29720 isoform X2, which yields MFLACFKISESFSLPVSCRQIKNLFELLQPILQHRMLMMFQLCQVMVMICFWSSITLLASDQLHPGEVEALRQIGKTVNEDGQLSLKFVDSCQQKGVVETELNSAPPNLEGNSTIGCNCSITDDNYCHITSFQLKDYSLPGRLPPELANLTYVQKIDFTRNYLYGTIPVEWASMKNLSFISLTANRLSGNIPGHLGSFTALTYLSLESNQFSGVVPPELGKLVNLKSLILSGNKLVGTLPEALAQIKDLKDFRVSDNNLNGTVPEFIGNWTQLQKLELYATGLQGPIPLAIFHLEKLSDLRIADMPGPEFQLPSSPIERQFLVLRNINLTGTIPENAWKVEKTLDLTFNKLVGEIPPNTIRRRQFTFLSGNKLTGTVQDSFLQNSPNLDVSYNNFLRSPRCSSSNENNINWFRSSSSNNKLSDLLPCSEISRCPKYYRSFHINCGGQDVKNGKILYEGDQGGGSNAAARSYNRSGSNWGFSSTGDFMDDESFYDNKYTLQSNSNISVIDFELYATARKTPLSITYYGYCLENGNYTVRLHFAEIQFTDEKLYNKVARRVFDIYIQGIQVLKDFNFTEEAKGSNRSFTRAFNTTVTDRTLEIRLYWAGKGTTVIPIRGNYGPIISAISVCSGYRTYCEEPVETSKKPIVIGVVTSAVFLIFLVMGVIYWKLCYGDKYTRERELKGLDLKTGSFTLRQLKAATDNFNSENKIGEGGFGSVYKGELADGTIIAVKQLSPKSRQGNREFVNEIGIISCLQHPNLVRLYGCCIEGDQLLLVYEYMENNSLSRALFGSETSALMLDWTTRYKICVGIARGLAFLHEGSAIRIVHRDIKGTNVLLDKDLNAKISDFGLAKLNEEENTHISTRVAGTIGYMAPEYALWGYLTDKADVYSFGVVALEIVSGKSNSSYRPENENVCLLDWAHVLQKKENLMEIVDPKLQSEFNKEEAERMIKAALLCTNASPSIRPAMSEVVSMLEGQTSIPEVTSDPSIYGDDVHSKRVKGHYQQVTDQSLNSTQDLFPPSDKSWIGNSSTSAPELYPINPVSISLNLVKPRL from the exons ATGTTCTTAGCATGTTTCAAAATATCTGAGAGTTTTTCCCTGCCTGTCTCATGTcgacaaataaaaaacttattcgAGCTTTTGCAGCCAATTTTGCAGCACAGGATGCTAATGATGTTTCAGCTTTGCCAAGTTATGGTGATGATTTGTTTCTGGAGCTCTATTACTTTGCTTGCTTCTGATCAGCTACATCCAGGAGAAG tTGAAGCGTTAAGACAAATCGGTAAGACAGTAAACGAGGATGGCCAACTATCCTTGAAGTTCGTCGATAGTTGTCAACAGAAAGGAGTTGTTGAGACAGAACTGAATTCTGCTCCACCAAACTTAGAAGGGAACAGCACCATCGGATGTAACTGCAGCATCACTGATGATAATTACTGTCACATTACTTCATT CCAGCTCAAAGATTACAGTCTTCCAGGCAGGCTTCCTCCGGAATTGGCCAACCTTACTTATGTCCAAAAAAT AGATTTCACTCGCAACTATCTATACGGCACAATTCCGGTGGAATGGGCTTCGATGAAAAATCTGTCTTTCAT CTCGCTTACTGCAAATCGCTTGTCAGGAAATATTCCTGGACATTTGGGAAGTTTTACTGCCCTCACCTACTT GAGCCTTGAATCAAATCAGTTTTCTGGTGTTGTCCCACCTGAGCTTGGCAAGCTTGTCAACTTAAAATCTCT GATACTCTCCGGCAATAAGTTAGTGGGGACCTTGCCAGAGGCACTTGCGCAGATAAAAGACTTGAAGGATTT TCGCGTAAGTGATAATAATCTTAATGGCACCGTACCCGAGTTCATTGGGAACTGGACTCAACTTCAAAAGCT TGAATTGTACGCTACTGGATTGCAAGGACCTATACCTCTTGCGATTTTTCATTTGGAAAAGTTGTCTGATTT GAGGATTGCTGATATGCCTGGACCAGAGTTTCAGTTACCTAGCTCGCCGATTGAAAGGCAATTCTT GGTTCTGAGGAACATCAATTTAACTGGAACAATCCCAGAAAACGCATGGAAAGTGGAAAAAACACT CGACTTAACTTTTAACAAGTTGGTTGGGGAGATTCCTCCTAATACAATACGACGACGACAGTTTAC GTTTTTGAGTGGCAACAAGCTGACTGGAACAGTGCAAGACTCATTCCTCCAAAATAGCCCAAATCT TGATGTTTCGTACAATAACTTTTTACGGTCACCAAGATGCAGCAGCAGTAACGA GAATAATATAAACTGGTTTCGAAGCTCGTCCAGCAATAATAAATT AAGCGATCTTCTTCCATGCTCAGAGATATCTCGGTGCCCAAAAt ATTATCGTTCATTCCATATAAACTGTGGTGGACAAGATGTAAAGAATGGGAAAATCTTGTATGAAGGTGATCAAGGTGGTGGAAGTAATGCTGCTGCAAGGAGTTATAATAGATCAGGATCAAACTGGGGATTCAGCAGCACAGGAGATTTCATGGATGATGAAAGTTTCTATGATAACAAATATACGCTTCAATCAAATTCTAATATTTCTGTAATTGACTTTGAATTGTATGCAACAGCACGTAAAACTCCCCTGTCTATCACTTATTATGGATATTGTCTAGAAAATGGGAATTACACTGTCAGACTCCACTTTGCGGAGATACAATTCACAGATGAAAAACTGTACAACAAAGTTGCAAGGCGTGTTTTTGATATTTACATTCAG GGAATACAAGTGCTAAAGGATTTTAACTTTACAGAGGAAGCCAAAGGATCTAACAGAAGTTTCACAAGAGCATTCAACACCACCGTGACAGACCGTACCCTGGAGATCCGATTATACTGGGCTGGAAAAGGCACTACTGTCATTCCAATAAGAGGAAATTATGGTCCTATAATTTCTGCTATATCCGTATGTTCAG GTTACAGAACTTATTGTGAAG aaCCTGTGGAAACAAGTAAGAAACCTATTGTGATCGGAGTTGTCACTTCAGCAGTATTCCTTATTTTCTTGGTAATGGGTGTCATTTATTGGAAGCTCTGCTACGGAGACAAATACACAAGAGAACGAG AGCTTAAAGGGCTGGATTTGAAAACTGGTTCCTTCACCTTGAGGCAGCTAAAAGCGGCCACTGACAATTTCAATTCAGAAAACAAGATTGGAGAGGGTGGTTTTGGATCCGTATACAAG GGTGAATTAGCAGATGGTACTATTATTGCTGTTAAGCAGCTATCTCCAAAATCCAGGCAAGGAAACCGTGAATTTGTGAACGAAATAGGCATTATATCTTGTTTACAGCATCCCAATCTTGTAAGGCTTTATGGATGCTGTATTGAAGGAGACCAGTTGCTTTTGGTGTACGAGTACATGGAAAACAACTCCCTCTCTCGTGCACTTTTCG GTTCCGAAACAAGTGCTCTGATGTTGGATTGGACTACAAGGTACAAGATATGTGTTGGAATAGCCAGAGGTTTAGCATTTCTCCATGAAGGATCTGCAATCAGGATTGTTCACAGGGACATCAAAGGTACAAATGTATTACTGGACAAAGATCTAAATGCCAAGATATCAGACTTCGGACTAGCTAAGCTCAATGAAGAGGAGAACACTCATATTAGCACTCGAGTTGCTGGAACTAT agGATATATGGCTCCAGAATATGCACTATGGGGCTATCTAACAGATAAAGCAGATGTTTATAGTTTTGGGGTTGTCGCCTTAGAAATTGTCAGTGGAAAGAGCAACTCAAGTTACAGGCCAGAGAACGAAAATGTTTGTCTTCTTGACTGG GCCCATGTATtgcaaaaaaaggaaaatttaatGGAGATAGTGGACCCAAAGCTGCAGTCTGAATTCAACAAGGAAGAGGCTGAAAGGATGATCAAAGCGGCTCTCTTATGCACCAATGCTTCTCCATCTATAAGGCCTGCAATGTCAGAAGTGGTGAGCATGCTTGAAGGACAGACCAGCATCCCGGAGGTGACCTCAGATCCTAGCATTTATGGTGATGATGTACACTCCAAACGTGTCAAAGGCCACTATCAGCAGGTCACAGACCAGAGTTTAAACAGCACACAAGACCTCTTTCCTCCATCTGATAAATCATGGATTGGAAATTCCTCTACATCTGCCCCTGAACTCTACCCCATCAATCCCGTTTCCATAAGTTTAAACCTAGTGAAACCTCGTCTTTAA